Proteins co-encoded in one Jeotgalibacillus malaysiensis genomic window:
- a CDS encoding threonine aldolase, translating into MIDLRSDTVTKPDERMRKAMYEAEVGDDVYGEDPTVNRLEELAAEVLGKESALFVTSGTQGNQIAGLVHCRQGQEVIMESQAHLFLYEAAAMSALAGVQIKTLKGTRGAMNPAEVEAAIRGADIHEPETGLITLENTHNKAGGAVLPLENMREIYDIARQHQIPVHLDGARLFNAQAATGISVKEYAQYTDTVQFCLSKGLGAPVGSIIAGSHDFVKKARKWRKRLGGGLRQVGVIAAPGIIALENAERLKDDNANAKKLADGLLNIKGVVIDNEVETNIILMNLSDSGIETAVFLEQLKENGIIAGGFGPGIVRFVTNNGVSEEDVDETLRVVQKIMGA; encoded by the coding sequence ATGATTGATTTACGCAGTGATACAGTGACAAAACCCGATGAAAGAATGAGAAAAGCGATGTATGAAGCTGAGGTTGGTGATGATGTATATGGTGAAGATCCGACCGTTAACCGACTTGAAGAGCTTGCAGCTGAAGTACTCGGAAAAGAAAGTGCGCTGTTTGTGACAAGCGGTACGCAGGGCAATCAGATTGCAGGCCTCGTTCACTGCAGACAAGGTCAGGAAGTGATCATGGAATCCCAGGCCCACCTGTTTTTATATGAAGCGGCGGCAATGTCAGCTTTAGCCGGCGTACAGATTAAAACACTTAAAGGTACACGCGGTGCAATGAACCCTGCTGAAGTTGAAGCAGCGATTCGCGGAGCAGATATTCACGAGCCGGAGACGGGGCTGATCACACTTGAAAATACACATAATAAAGCAGGCGGTGCGGTGCTTCCACTTGAAAATATGCGGGAGATTTATGACATCGCACGTCAGCATCAGATCCCGGTTCATTTAGATGGCGCACGGCTTTTTAATGCGCAGGCAGCAACCGGAATTTCCGTAAAAGAATACGCACAGTACACGGACACCGTTCAGTTCTGCCTGTCAAAAGGACTCGGTGCACCGGTCGGCTCGATCATTGCAGGATCACATGACTTTGTTAAAAAAGCCCGAAAATGGCGTAAGCGTCTTGGCGGAGGCCTCAGACAGGTCGGCGTGATTGCCGCACCGGGAATTATTGCGCTTGAAAATGCAGAACGCCTGAAAGATGATAACGCCAATGCTAAGAAATTGGCAGACGGCCTCCTGAATATTAAAGGGGTTGTCATTGATAATGAAGTGGAAACAAATATTATCCTGATGAACCTTTCAGATTCCGGGATTGAAACAGCAGTTTTTCTTGAGCAGCTAAAAGAAAATGGCATTATTGCAGGCGGATTCGGACCTGGCATTGTCAGATTTGTTACGAATAACGGTGTGTCAGAGGAAGATGTTGATGAGACTTTGAGAGTGGTTCAGAAAATCATGGGGGCTTAG
- a CDS encoding RDD family protein: MMKDVTKRRLKAILIDLAVSSAVTAGVEYALRKKIKNEAFHALVTPTAVMWGLELAQLKSCGQTVGYRAMGLKLESEDGFPLTTEQLLKRMTYRDTVGGFKYFKDKEAYEGVDGRSMAHDRYAAVIVNEK, encoded by the coding sequence ATGATGAAAGATGTAACGAAGAGACGGCTGAAAGCCATTTTAATCGACTTAGCTGTATCAAGTGCTGTCACAGCAGGTGTTGAATATGCACTGAGAAAGAAAATCAAAAATGAAGCATTTCATGCACTCGTCACGCCAACTGCAGTGATGTGGGGACTCGAACTTGCCCAGCTGAAGAGCTGTGGTCAGACCGTCGGCTACCGCGCAATGGGGCTGAAGCTTGAAAGTGAAGACGGGTTCCCGCTGACGACGGAACAGCTGTTAAAGCGGATGACTTACCGTGATACTGTGGGCGGCTTCAAATACTTTAAAGATAAAGAAGCCTATGAAGGTGTTGATGGCAGAAGCATGGCGCATGATCGCTATGCGGCTGTTATTGTAAACGAGAAATAG
- a CDS encoding GDSL-like lipase/acylhydrolase, whose protein sequence is MNKVKISILALIVLAAGAGGLWIYDHNTPERGQELVALGDSLTYGVGDQSGAGYAENLEEVVNENREEPLTVYNYGIPGQQTDGLLAQLEDEEVKATLKNAEYFTVFIGTNDLIKTNGGDLNPLYDDRIQTGKEDYEKNLEEILTILREENPEAPILFLGLFNPYPENEEIQQIIDDWNNLSKSMVEEYPRVKFIATDGILKEKSTEYFSDALHPNEKGYELITKRMIEEYDF, encoded by the coding sequence ATGAATAAAGTGAAAATATCAATCCTGGCACTGATTGTTCTTGCAGCAGGTGCCGGTGGTTTATGGATATATGACCATAATACACCTGAGCGCGGGCAGGAGCTCGTGGCACTCGGAGATTCATTAACCTATGGTGTTGGTGATCAGTCGGGCGCGGGGTATGCAGAAAATCTTGAAGAAGTGGTGAATGAAAATCGCGAAGAACCGCTGACTGTCTATAATTATGGAATCCCGGGTCAGCAGACAGATGGATTGCTTGCCCAGCTTGAGGATGAAGAAGTGAAAGCAACCTTAAAGAACGCTGAGTATTTTACCGTATTTATCGGAACGAATGATTTGATCAAAACAAACGGCGGAGATCTGAATCCCTTGTATGATGATCGTATTCAGACAGGTAAAGAGGATTATGAAAAGAACCTTGAAGAGATCTTAACTATTCTGCGTGAAGAGAATCCCGAGGCACCGATTCTGTTTTTAGGGCTGTTTAACCCTTATCCAGAAAACGAGGAAATCCAGCAGATTATAGATGACTGGAATAACTTAAGTAAAAGTATGGTGGAGGAATATCCGCGCGTGAAATTTATCGCAACGGATGGTATTTTGAAAGAGAAAAGCACAGAGTATTTCAGTGATGCCCTGCATCCGAATGAAAAAGGATATGAACTGATTACGAAAAGAATGATTGAAGAATATGATTTTTAA
- a CDS encoding CDP-diglyceride synthetase: MIRTKLWWGMAIIFVLSMAFHPTVSLISLMILCFLALREYFSMLETRKQDRRIFIWAYLAIPLNFFWIYIGWYGMFIVFIPIYVFLFLPLVRIFRNGSAGFLKSVSMTQWGLMLLVFGISHLALFATMPEITRHDVRIAEQYGALMVLYLVPLTQANDVIHLLVSKKFGKKKVLASANPDLTWEGFIAGVAGTVLLSVVIAPYITPMSLSFSIFSGLLIGVTGFFGTVVMSVLKRNFFLKETVNGRVIESKTINKVDSLTYTAPVFFHMVYYYIF; this comes from the coding sequence ATGATCAGAACAAAACTCTGGTGGGGGATGGCGATTATCTTTGTGCTGTCGATGGCGTTTCACCCGACAGTCTCGCTGATCTCTCTGATGATCCTATGCTTCCTCGCACTCCGTGAGTATTTTTCAATGCTTGAGACGAGAAAACAGGACAGAAGAATTTTCATCTGGGCTTACCTTGCAATTCCGTTGAACTTTTTCTGGATCTATATCGGCTGGTATGGCATGTTTATTGTCTTTATTCCAATCTATGTATTCTTATTCCTGCCACTCGTCAGGATCTTCAGAAATGGCAGCGCCGGCTTTTTAAAGTCTGTCAGCATGACGCAGTGGGGGCTGATGCTGCTTGTGTTTGGGATCAGTCATCTTGCGCTGTTTGCGACAATGCCTGAGATTACAAGGCATGACGTTAGGATTGCTGAGCAATACGGGGCATTGATGGTGCTTTATTTAGTACCGCTCACGCAGGCAAATGACGTCATTCATTTACTCGTATCGAAAAAGTTCGGTAAAAAGAAAGTGCTGGCCTCTGCCAATCCTGATCTGACGTGGGAAGGATTTATTGCAGGGGTAGCGGGAACTGTACTGTTATCCGTTGTGATTGCACCTTATATCACACCGATGTCTCTGAGCTTCAGTATCTTCTCAGGTCTGCTGATCGGCGTGACCGGCTTCTTTGGAACAGTCGTAATGTCTGTGCTGAAGCGTAACTTCTTTTTAAAGGAAACAGTGAATGGACGCGTGATTGAAAGTAAGACCATTAACAAAGTTGATAGTCTGACTTATACAGCACCTGTGTTTTTTCATATGGTTTATTATTATATTTTTTAG
- a CDS encoding phosphohydrolase, giving the protein MIGDIQTEEQLRAYLGEPSQLVQNKVIDHIDEHCRAFISRSPFLTISTADEAGFCDASPRGDAPGFVVVEDDQHLLIPERPGNKRADSLSNLLKNSRIGLLFMVPGLGETLRINGQAVLVTDQTVLEQMSVNGKPPLLAIRVRADECFIHCAKAFIRSGLWKPETWLEKDQLPKPAKIIQAHAKLPDLTEKGVEEKLKNSYEHKLY; this is encoded by the coding sequence ATGATCGGAGATATTCAGACAGAAGAACAATTGAGAGCATACTTAGGTGAGCCCAGCCAACTTGTGCAAAACAAAGTGATTGATCATATTGATGAGCACTGCCGCGCATTTATCAGCAGGTCGCCATTTTTGACCATTTCTACAGCTGATGAAGCCGGTTTTTGTGATGCTTCCCCTAGAGGAGACGCGCCGGGCTTTGTCGTGGTTGAAGATGATCAACACCTGCTGATTCCGGAGCGGCCGGGAAATAAGCGGGCAGATTCACTATCCAATCTCCTGAAAAATTCACGCATTGGATTACTATTTATGGTGCCAGGGCTTGGAGAAACGCTGAGAATAAATGGTCAGGCCGTTCTTGTGACTGACCAGACTGTGCTTGAGCAGATGTCGGTCAATGGGAAGCCTCCGCTCCTTGCGATTCGCGTACGGGCAGATGAATGCTTTATTCACTGCGCAAAAGCCTTCATCAGATCAGGTCTTTGGAAGCCGGAAACCTGGCTTGAAAAGGACCAACTTCCAAAGCCCGCTAAAATCATTCAGGCGCACGCAAAGCTGCCTGACCTGACTGAAAAAGGCGTGGAAGAAAAGCTGAAAAACAGTTATGAGCATAAGCTGTATTAA
- a CDS encoding transcriptional regulator yields the protein MTQSAVSQHIKTFEKEIGATLLERTNKYVRLNQAGEVVYQHALEITSLYGRMQRIVYDLTNHAAGPLRIGASYTFGEYALPPLIAELHQLFPEIEPVVTIGNTAHIVELVKNNQLDIGIVEGHVKENRSLSIEAFAEDEMVVVGAADSHATFAGTAELKEQLWVCREPGSGTREAAEVVFRQLGMTPNRMLTFSSTQAIKQAVESGMGLTLLSKLAIQKEIEYGTLKVIEVDGLPYKRTFSTVSVSAFQTKALKEFLRLLYRRD from the coding sequence ATGACACAATCGGCAGTCAGCCAGCACATCAAGACATTTGAAAAAGAGATCGGCGCTACGCTGCTTGAGCGGACGAATAAATATGTGAGATTGAATCAGGCTGGCGAAGTTGTCTATCAGCATGCACTTGAGATCACCAGCCTCTATGGGCGAATGCAGCGAATTGTGTATGACCTCACTAACCATGCGGCAGGTCCACTTAGGATTGGAGCGAGCTATACATTTGGTGAATATGCCCTGCCGCCACTGATCGCTGAGCTGCATCAGCTTTTCCCTGAGATTGAGCCTGTTGTCACAATCGGCAATACAGCACACATTGTGGAACTTGTGAAAAATAATCAACTCGATATTGGTATTGTTGAGGGTCATGTAAAAGAAAACAGATCACTGTCCATCGAAGCATTTGCTGAGGATGAGATGGTGGTCGTTGGAGCAGCTGACAGTCATGCTACATTTGCCGGCACTGCTGAACTGAAGGAGCAACTATGGGTCTGCAGAGAGCCTGGATCCGGCACACGTGAAGCAGCTGAAGTCGTCTTCAGGCAACTAGGTATGACGCCGAATCGGATGCTGACATTCAGCAGCACACAGGCGATCAAGCAGGCAGTAGAATCCGGCATGGGTCTGACTCTGTTATCAAAGCTTGCGATTCAAAAAGAGATTGAGTATGGAACACTGAAGGTGATTGAGGTCGATGGACTTCCTTATAAACGGACGTTCTCTACAGTAAGTGTATCGGCTTTTCAGACGAAGGCGCTGAAGGAGTTTTTAAGATTGCTGTATCGGCGGGATTAG
- a CDS encoding membrane protein, which yields MSTNSKTAWLTGVLFTFLIAGLGYFLAMVPGFDRAGQLAAAIVLAVFYRQIFGYPDKLRRGITFSTKRLLRAAIVLYGLKLNIEIVLQDGFGLLLRDAAVIIFAIAATVWLAKVFKADKAISMLVAVGTGVCGAAAIAAVAPILKVREKDTAMSVGIIALLGTVFAIIYTLLRPVLPLTDIEYGMWAGLSLHEVAHVALAGEPAGEDGLAMALLAKLGRVFLLIPLCFILMYWMNRKSAESAEAKVSFPWFLIGFLLMSIAGTYVIGSVIPVSTEVLEFVSNLTTWLLTAAMVGLGLNVSLQDIRSRAMKPFLIILAVSAVLSVWTFFVV from the coding sequence ATGAGTACAAATTCAAAAACAGCCTGGCTGACAGGTGTATTATTTACATTTTTAATTGCGGGTCTTGGTTATTTTCTTGCGATGGTACCTGGATTTGACCGTGCAGGACAGCTTGCAGCAGCCATTGTCCTCGCAGTATTTTACAGACAGATCTTTGGATATCCGGATAAACTAAGAAGAGGGATTACCTTTTCAACTAAGCGTCTGCTTCGTGCAGCGATTGTGCTGTATGGATTGAAGCTGAATATAGAGATTGTGCTGCAGGATGGATTCGGTCTGCTCCTAAGAGATGCAGCAGTCATCATTTTTGCGATTGCAGCAACAGTCTGGCTTGCGAAAGTCTTCAAAGCGGATAAGGCGATCTCGATGCTTGTTGCTGTTGGAACCGGTGTATGTGGAGCGGCAGCGATTGCAGCGGTTGCACCGATTTTAAAAGTAAGAGAAAAAGACACGGCAATGAGTGTTGGTATTATTGCGCTGCTTGGAACGGTATTTGCCATTATTTATACGTTATTGCGTCCCGTGTTACCGTTAACAGATATTGAATACGGCATGTGGGCAGGTCTAAGCCTTCATGAAGTTGCCCATGTGGCACTTGCAGGGGAGCCGGCAGGGGAAGATGGCCTTGCGATGGCGCTTCTTGCAAAGCTTGGGAGAGTATTCTTACTCATTCCGCTATGCTTTATACTGATGTACTGGATGAACCGGAAGTCAGCAGAGTCGGCTGAAGCAAAAGTCAGCTTTCCGTGGTTTCTGATCGGGTTTTTACTGATGAGTATTGCAGGGACATATGTGATTGGGTCGGTCATTCCGGTTTCAACTGAAGTACTGGAGTTTGTATCGAACCTTACAACGTGGCTCCTGACAGCGGCGATGGTCGGACTTGGGCTGAACGTAAGCCTGCAGGATATCCGCAGCCGTGCGATGAAGCCATTCCTCATCATTTTAGCTGTGTCTGCTGTGCTGTCTGTATGGACATTTTTTGTTGTTTAA
- a CDS encoding DNA polymerase III subunit beta, with protein sequence MNVQIEAAQKITESLKKDPLVKAVVLKGSLGRNEGDEFSDLDLYCFVDPEKSDEFLEKRVEHLAVYRPMLFHESLFIIAPQIITVYDNLLHVDLFTVTEETFKTTDYFTVLYDPENILDQFKDLQHLTLSAEEAEYQAFDIGWFLFQYRKAWNRGNDIWAVEALHLMAKSLVRILLHRYAPHRAQLGMKDAMRSLPAEPLQALTDILENITPNKHEQAMRKTVGLMKAESLWLENALGEESDAYPFIRKMIEVLDGERVSN encoded by the coding sequence ATGAACGTTCAGATAGAAGCAGCTCAAAAAATAACTGAATCTTTAAAAAAGGATCCTTTAGTTAAAGCAGTGGTGCTGAAGGGTTCGCTTGGAAGAAATGAAGGAGATGAGTTTTCTGATCTTGATTTGTATTGCTTTGTAGATCCGGAAAAGTCAGATGAATTTTTAGAGAAAAGGGTGGAGCACCTGGCTGTTTACAGACCCATGCTTTTTCACGAAAGTCTCTTTATCATTGCGCCGCAGATCATTACGGTTTACGATAACCTGCTGCACGTAGACCTTTTTACTGTGACTGAAGAAACGTTTAAAACTACTGATTATTTTACCGTTTTATATGATCCGGAAAATATACTTGACCAGTTTAAAGATCTTCAGCATCTCACTTTATCTGCTGAAGAGGCAGAATATCAGGCGTTTGATATTGGCTGGTTTTTATTTCAATACCGTAAAGCCTGGAATAGAGGCAACGACATTTGGGCAGTAGAGGCCCTGCATTTGATGGCGAAATCTCTGGTGCGAATATTATTACACCGCTACGCACCGCACCGTGCCCAGCTTGGAATGAAGGATGCGATGCGATCGCTGCCGGCAGAACCATTACAGGCACTGACTGACATACTTGAAAACATCACACCAAATAAACATGAGCAGGCAATGAGAAAAACCGTTGGGCTCATGAAGGCTGAATCCCTATGGCTTGAGAACGCACTAGGAGAAGAGTCTGATGCATATCCATTTATCAGGAAAATGATTGAAGTGCTTGATGGGGAGCGTGTCAGTAATTGA
- a CDS encoding acetyltransferase yields the protein MSRVRLEHYSDVYQKDLTNFLLPKEQEQFTTHPADQLARLTGDQTPVVVTTDQKAVGFFIMEQSERLKHYTENESAYLLASLSITKSHQGKGYARQAMELLPEWVGKEFPGCNEIVLSVNLKNDAAFRLYERTGFEDTGRRIIGPVGEQRVMSLKL from the coding sequence TTGAGCAGAGTCAGGCTGGAGCATTATTCAGATGTTTATCAGAAGGACCTGACAAATTTTCTTTTGCCAAAAGAGCAGGAGCAGTTTACAACACACCCCGCAGATCAGCTGGCTCGCCTGACAGGAGACCAGACGCCTGTTGTCGTCACGACAGATCAGAAGGCAGTCGGTTTTTTCATAATGGAGCAGTCAGAGCGCTTAAAGCATTATACAGAAAATGAATCTGCGTATTTGCTGGCGTCCCTATCCATCACAAAGAGCCATCAGGGAAAAGGCTATGCTAGACAGGCAATGGAATTGCTCCCTGAATGGGTTGGAAAAGAGTTTCCTGGGTGCAATGAAATTGTATTATCAGTCAATCTGAAGAATGATGCTGCGTTCAGACTATATGAGCGTACAGGTTTTGAAGATACCGGCAGAAGAATTATAGGACCAGTAGGAGAGCAGCGGGTCATGAGTCTAAAATTATAA
- a CDS encoding anion transporter, whose translation MENVKRLWQRSWDSHDRIKELLLFKPNMGQDGPASDDPDRMAKASGKLTGTYRQPSPEKRDFSAKQKVGLFLGPLLFMMLMMFFNPEGLSPEAKGVLAGTVWIATWWITEAIPIPATSLLPIILFPLAAGVGVGEVTPNYGDPLVFLFLGGFIISLALERWNLHKRIALGIISFVGTSTSGIMLGFMAATGFLSMWISNTATAMMMVPIGTAIIFQMSSLIGEGSVKNAEAEKDKFAKGLMIAIAFSASIGGIATIIGTPPNTILAAQLRAIYDIDLSFAQWMLFGVPFAVVMILFAWVYLIKFAFPMELKKIPGGKEVIKNERAALGKMSADEKMVAVVFGTTALAWILRSFVLQEYVSPAIDDTMIAITGALVLFLIPSFQYQGVKLMNWETAKNVPWGILLLFGGGLAIAGGFGATGLDVWIGEQLTVLQGVQFIVIIAVVSLVVVFLTEITSNTASATMLMPIMAALSVAVDVHPFAVMVPAAVAASCAFMLPVATPPNAVVFGSGYLKMIDMVRAGIWMNIAATIALVAFVILLLPLVFGIDLTSFPDALR comes from the coding sequence ATGGAGAATGTAAAACGATTATGGCAGCGGTCGTGGGACAGTCACGACCGGATTAAGGAGCTATTGCTTTTTAAGCCGAATATGGGTCAGGATGGTCCGGCGAGTGACGATCCTGACAGAATGGCGAAGGCTTCAGGGAAATTAACCGGGACTTACAGGCAGCCTTCACCTGAGAAAAGAGATTTCTCTGCGAAACAGAAGGTTGGCCTGTTTTTAGGTCCATTGCTGTTTATGATGCTCATGATGTTTTTCAATCCTGAAGGGCTCTCACCGGAAGCAAAAGGGGTGCTTGCGGGGACTGTATGGATTGCAACCTGGTGGATCACAGAAGCAATTCCAATTCCGGCCACTTCTTTATTACCGATTATTCTGTTCCCGCTTGCTGCAGGTGTAGGGGTGGGAGAGGTAACGCCGAATTACGGTGACCCTCTTGTATTTTTATTTCTTGGCGGGTTTATTATTTCCTTAGCACTTGAAAGGTGGAATCTTCATAAAAGGATCGCACTTGGCATCATTTCTTTCGTTGGTACGAGTACAAGCGGTATTATGCTTGGCTTTATGGCAGCGACAGGCTTTCTTTCTATGTGGATTTCAAATACTGCAACAGCCATGATGATGGTACCAATCGGGACAGCGATCATTTTTCAGATGTCTTCATTAATTGGAGAAGGATCAGTAAAAAATGCTGAAGCTGAAAAAGATAAGTTTGCAAAAGGATTAATGATTGCGATTGCGTTCTCAGCATCAATTGGTGGAATTGCAACAATCATCGGGACGCCGCCTAACACAATCCTGGCCGCTCAGCTTAGAGCCATCTATGATATTGATTTGTCATTTGCCCAGTGGATGCTGTTTGGCGTACCTTTTGCTGTAGTGATGATTTTATTTGCATGGGTGTACCTGATTAAATTTGCTTTTCCGATGGAGCTTAAAAAAATTCCAGGCGGAAAAGAAGTGATTAAGAATGAACGTGCAGCACTTGGGAAAATGAGTGCTGATGAAAAAATGGTTGCAGTTGTTTTTGGTACGACTGCACTTGCATGGATTTTACGATCCTTTGTATTGCAGGAATACGTGAGCCCTGCGATTGACGATACGATGATTGCCATCACAGGGGCGCTTGTGTTATTCCTGATTCCATCTTTTCAGTATCAGGGCGTTAAACTGATGAACTGGGAAACAGCGAAGAATGTGCCTTGGGGCATTCTGCTGCTCTTTGGAGGCGGTCTTGCGATTGCAGGAGGTTTCGGTGCCACCGGACTTGATGTCTGGATCGGTGAACAGCTGACTGTGCTTCAGGGTGTTCAGTTTATCGTGATTATTGCTGTTGTATCACTCGTAGTTGTATTCCTCACTGAAATTACATCTAATACGGCTTCTGCTACAATGCTGATGCCGATTATGGCAGCACTTTCTGTTGCTGTGGATGTTCATCCGTTTGCCGTCATGGTACCGGCTGCTGTTGCTGCATCATGTGCATTTATGCTGCCGGTCGCAACGCCGCCGAATGCTGTAGTATTTGGCTCAGGGTACTTAAAAATGATCGATATGGTTAGAGCGGGGATCTGGATGAATATCGCAGCGACAATCGCACTCGTCGCATTTGTGATTCTGCTGCTGCCACTGGTCTTCGGGATCGACCTGACATCATTCCCGGATGCATTGAGGTAA
- a CDS encoding sodium:solute symporter, giving the protein MNGEGWQISNPIMGIAMVGITFLLFYVVGYVSNRRSASAQELYVGKSNVGPITNGLAMASTYMSLATFLGITALILNLQAPFILLWIQLILAIPLITIIYGTSLRRMGAFSPTHFIRNRYGVKASIIAALFMILVSIMYALGQMIGIAVTFETLLGIPYMTGLIVGGLIIVGYVTIGGMAGATNNAAIQMVIMALMFIVPLAAIMKAVGGSGWYFPPLLYADMVPAMLEAVPTFFDYQFSPKWYFAIIPALTIGALGLPHLAMRVYTASSLKSARSAMVWFAFILGLVFSATYAMGFVGVFATATQGLNVSAADADKLTIILNLVYNPEWVTALVIAGAISAGLSTLSGNLLAIGALLSQDIVSTLKPNISQKMSLRLGYISIFIGGVISIILAIEPPAFLVVSILWAFGLAGVTNAPLIIVGVWWKEANRYGAMAAAVVGGAIYIIVSPFVFPNIVLTGHAVTDGMGISGALLAVPISFALLIVVSYITNRIPSLDNRLTKKEDSELIEQIHGWKDVQPYRYNSTIGAAITVVISVAVAIWALMPWGM; this is encoded by the coding sequence ATGAACGGAGAGGGATGGCAGATATCCAATCCTATTATGGGGATTGCAATGGTTGGGATCACATTTTTACTTTTTTATGTAGTCGGCTACGTGTCTAACCGCAGAAGTGCATCAGCACAGGAGCTATACGTTGGGAAGTCGAATGTAGGACCGATTACAAACGGACTGGCAATGGCCTCTACATATATGAGTCTTGCAACATTTCTTGGTATTACAGCACTTATACTTAATCTACAGGCACCATTTATTCTTTTATGGATTCAGCTGATTCTGGCGATTCCTTTGATTACAATCATTTACGGAACGAGTCTCAGACGGATGGGGGCATTCTCACCAACCCACTTTATCCGTAACCGCTATGGCGTAAAAGCTTCAATTATTGCTGCTTTATTTATGATTCTTGTTTCAATTATGTATGCACTCGGTCAAATGATCGGAATTGCCGTTACATTTGAAACGCTGCTTGGTATCCCTTATATGACTGGTCTGATCGTTGGTGGTCTAATTATTGTTGGATATGTAACGATCGGCGGGATGGCTGGTGCGACAAATAATGCTGCGATTCAAATGGTCATTATGGCGCTTATGTTCATTGTGCCACTTGCAGCGATTATGAAAGCAGTTGGTGGGAGCGGCTGGTATTTTCCGCCATTACTTTACGCTGATATGGTTCCAGCTATGCTTGAAGCAGTTCCAACATTCTTTGATTATCAATTTTCCCCTAAGTGGTATTTTGCGATTATCCCAGCGCTGACAATTGGAGCGCTTGGCCTGCCTCACCTGGCAATGCGTGTGTATACAGCTTCAAGCTTAAAGAGCGCACGTTCAGCGATGGTCTGGTTCGCTTTTATTCTGGGACTCGTATTTTCAGCAACATACGCAATGGGCTTTGTTGGCGTATTCGCAACAGCTACGCAGGGCTTGAATGTATCAGCTGCTGATGCGGATAAGCTGACCATTATCCTGAATCTTGTATACAACCCTGAATGGGTAACTGCATTGGTTATTGCAGGAGCGATTTCAGCTGGTCTTTCAACATTAAGCGGAAACCTGCTTGCAATCGGGGCGCTGCTTTCTCAGGATATCGTTTCGACTCTTAAGCCGAATATTTCTCAAAAAATGAGCCTTCGTTTAGGTTATATCTCTATTTTTATCGGTGGAGTAATTAGTATCATTCTTGCAATCGAACCGCCTGCTTTCCTTGTTGTCAGCATCCTGTGGGCATTCGGGTTAGCTGGCGTTACAAACGCACCACTGATTATCGTAGGTGTCTGGTGGAAGGAAGCGAATAGATATGGCGCCATGGCAGCCGCTGTTGTGGGTGGTGCAATCTATATTATCGTATCACCGTTCGTCTTCCCGAATATTGTACTCACAGGTCATGCAGTAACAGACGGTATGGGAATCTCAGGTGCGCTGCTTGCAGTACCGATCAGTTTTGCATTACTGATCGTCGTATCTTATATCACAAACCGCATTCCTTCGCTGGATAACCGCCTGACGAAGAAAGAAGATAGTGAACTGATCGAACAGATTCACGGCTGGAAGGACGTTCAGCCATATCGTTATAACAGTACAATCGGAGCTGCCATTACAGTCGTGATTTCAGTAGCCGTAGCAATCTGGGCGCTGATGCCTTGGGGAATGTAA